The nucleotide window ACTTCCTGCTAGATCCACCAAATGAAGGTTTCCATATAAGACAGAACCGGTCTTCATATCTTTACCACGAACGTGAACAGTGACAATGCTGCATAAGAAGCCATATAGTTTAGTGTAAAGGACATGTTAAAACACACATGTTTTGTTTCATGAAGTAGGAACCTGTGAGAGCGACTACTTCGTTCATTCATGGCAGTAGCACCAACGGAACGATTTTGTAGTCCAATGTCCATCAAAGTAATCACATCCGAGGTCGATGTCACAGGATACATGCTTGCATCAGGCACAGCTAAACCATTTTCTGAAGTTGTAGACAGGATCCCTAGTGTGTGCAAGGTCAAGgtaaacaaaaaacaacaagaaatgaaaaaaaaaaagtataattaagaACAAGAAGTTGAAAAAGGATATTTCTTTTGAGAAATGTCATCAGAGAGCAAATCAAGCACTTGTTCATTGTATATCTCTACCATTTGCACCCCAACTTCAtagtttatgtttctctttctgGATTGAGATATTTTAAAGAGATCATTGAGTGCACGATAGTTAACTCCCCAATCCTCTTCACTTGCTCCATCTGGACCAGTCTGAAAGAACAAGAATGTAAAGTAACAAAAAGCGCGTTATTCCATGAAATTCAAaagatgataaaaaaataacatcGAAGAGTTACATACCATTGTATAAGTTTTTCCTGATCCTGTCTGACCATATGCGAATATACAAACATTGAACCCGTCAAGCACTGATCGAACCAGAGGTTTTATGTCTGAAAAGACCTCAGCTGCAAGAATCCAAGGTATCAAATGAACTTGGATGTTTAGAAATGTAACATATAAAACATAGATAATCatgaaataaatgttttaggaGAACAAAAACAAGCGGACAAGAGATGAACACCTTGAGTAGCATTAGGACTATAAACTTTGTTGAACCTAAACTGGCGAAGCCCGTCTTTTCCTGGTCTAGTGGGATTGGTAACTACCAACTCTCCATCCTCACCAACGTGCTCGACCACTGTGTTTGGTGCACCTTGTCCAGGAAGGAAAGGTCTAACTCGGCAAAACACTCTGATGTTTCCTGCAAGTCACAAGTACATAACTTATAGGCTGCCTAACATTTGAAAATTTACATATCCTTACaaattaaatagaaatatttatCATAAGCCTCAGTACCTTTCAGCTCCTGAAGCTCGTTGAAAAGTTTCCGGTTTTCAGTTAGTACATCATGATAGTTTTCAGCAGCATTGCTTAGTTCAATCAGTTTCTTTCCTGTAGACACATATTTTGATTTATGATCACTACATGTCATGAAGTTTTTTGATAAAGATTACAGAAGCATTGGTTAGAACATTCTCTCACCTAACAGGCTGAACTGTTCTGTATAGTTCTTTTGAACCTTCAGAATCTCTTGCTTGATGGATCTTGAATAAAACTTCAATTCCTGCAAGTCACCATAATTAGTCAAATATAGATTGTAACTTGTTTGGTCTAGCAAATAGTTTGTAtataaccatatatatatacctgtAGTGCTTGAGACTGGTGATCAATAAAGCTTCTATATGAAACTTCTTTCTGACTCCAACTTTGGTGTTTGGACTCAGATTTTTCCTCCATTTCTTTCACTCTATTCTTCCAGTTAACAAGGTTCTGTTCAAGCTCTTGAATTTTTCTTTCAAGGCTTGTATTCACagtctttgtttctttttccatTTGTTGAAGCTCTTTTATCTTTTCCTCGAGAACTTGTTTGGTAGTATGTGCTTCTTCTCCCATTTTCTCAAGCTCCTTGACCTTTACCTCAAGGGAAGTTTTTGCAGTGTGTGTCTCTTTTCTCTCTTGCTCAAGCTCCTTCAGCCTGCTCTCAAGTCCTGTTGTTGCCAGCACCGTTTGGCTTTCCATTTGAGAGCATTGATGTTCGTATGCTTTCTTAGTTTTCTCCAGTTCTTGTCTTAACGCTGAAACTTCAAGGTTGAATTGATCATTCTCTTTGGATAGCTTGGCCATATCCTCCTCTTCGTTTTTACATTGTTCCTCCCACTTTGCCTTTTGTGTCTATCATACAGAAAACATTACATCATGCCAGGCCAATGAAACAGAACATTTCTAAAAATGTCAGTTCTAAATGTACCGACCAGTGTTTGGCTTTCCATTTTTGAGCATTGTTGTTCACATTCTCTTTTAGTTGTCTCCAGTTCTTGCTTCAACACAGAGATTTCAACGTTGTATTGATCATTCTCTTTCAATAGCTTAAGCATATCCTCTTCttcgtttttcttcttttcttcccaGTTTGACTTCTCTGTCTATCATACAGAACAAACCCCATGAGGCCATGCTTACTAAACTCACTTCACAAAGCAACTTAGAAGTATAACGTTTACCTTCATTTGTCGAAGCTGCTGTGTAGCAATCTGCCAAAAAAAGAGAGTTTTATGTGACAAGATCCCAAGCAAATAAACTCGGTTAATAAATGATACATTACCTCATTTTCTTCACCACTTCCTGATGCTAAGGCTTCAAGGACATTGATCCTTGACTGGTACTTCTCCTCACGAGCTTTGAATATATTGTTTTGCTGCACATTAACACATATAGAGAAATTactcaataaaaaaaactagaaaatgaaaacatttcTAAGGAAAACAAAACTATACCGTTCTTAGATGTTCAGCTTGAGTTGATATGCGTCGCTCAATCTCTTGCACGACTTTTCTCAACAAGCATGCCACACGCTGGTCATCATCATCAGCTTTTGTTAAGAGGCATCAATACATTATGATGATCAGAGTTGTTGTTAACATTCAAAATATTACCTGAGGGATTTCACCGTTCTTTCTTTCAATACTTTCATCAAGAATCCCATTCACAACGCTTAGAAGTGACTGTGTAGGAGCGTTCTGTATCAAACAAAAGCCAAGAACATTGTAAAGAGACGTTTCAAAACGAGTAAGTCAAAGGAAAGTTCATTGAAAAGGCAGCGGAGATACATCTAAGCTACTTGATTTCATCATTTCAGAGATCTTTGAGGCTTGAAGATCATAACGTCCCTGTTTCATCTGGAAAACCTCATGGAACTTGTGCCCTCCATGGTGTGATCCAGGTGATAATGGATCTGACGTGAAACACAAGACAAGattatatacacacacacagacagacacTAATATATATGTTACACATGTTAGATTGAGAGAAAGAGTTATAAGTACCTAATATTACGCCAGAACTGGCAAGGGCTTGCTGGAACTTGGAGTCAGCGAGACTTTTGTCAACAGATAATGGAGAAAAAGGAGAGAAAGGACTACGAGGAGTAGTTGCATCTCTTTTGGAATCTGCAAGGTTTCTATGCCTTTCGTCTCCAATAGATAatggagagaagggagagaagGGACTACGAGGAGTTGTTGTATCTCCATAAGGGCTGCCTGATTGATCACGCACTGAATTCATTTATGCGTCTTCGACAAGCTAACTTATGGAGACTGTTTCATTCTTTAGCAACAAGCCCTGAAACATGATTtattcaacaacaaaaaaaagaccTGAGAGTTAGACCAAGTCCATACAAGATTAgaagaaaacacacataaaagaGGAAGCTAGAATAAACCTAGATAGTctagttttcttttcttgttccACAAACAAATGTTTTGTAATAAGAACATGATCAAATGGCACTAGATGTGTTCAATAATGATTTGAGACACAACTCTCTCAGAATCATCATTGTAATAAGCTTTTTACTGCTTGATCAACAACATGGTAATTATACTACCATCACACTTGCATTCATTTCATAATTTTCATTAACTTAATGGTTCTTTTTCTTCTAATTTCGAGTAAACTTTGCATTAAATTGACCGTTATTGGAACAACATCACGTAAgccaaaaaaaagatttacacAACAATCTCCAGGCATAGGGATTGAAGATGATTAAGACAAAAACAGAAATAGGAGACGATCAAACAAACACATGCAAGTTCTGAGGATGCTTGCAAGAATAAAACATAAACCTCTTAGAGACGAACCTACCTACAAGGAGATGACTATAAAAGGTTATACGTTGGTGCAACAAGAGAAACGTTGAAAGAAAagtcaaaaaatatatagttgatGATTGAGGTCGTGATCAGCAAAATATGATCATGGCGAATAACAGATATGATGAAAGCGATCATTTGTTTCCTTACCTAGAAAAATTCCAGAAGGaaatttcctcggaaaaaaaCTTGGAAGCGTGCGTGGAGGAAGTCCAACCTGATGAGAAAACAATGAGACAAGGAAAGGGAGACGTGATGGGAATGTTGGCTGATTTGATTAGTGATAAATAaaacttaattattttaataattaaacttggtaagaaaaacaaattagaACAAAAttaagttgttgttgtttttattttgttctttatttGGTTAGTGTATGAAGGAAGGGAGCGCGAATTTAGGAAGAGAAAGTAACAAAATATCTTCCTTCCTCCAATCGTTTTATGACACGTGGTAAATCTAGGCTAAACTTGGAGGGAAATCAACTATAATATTTGGTTAACAACTGATTAAACTTATAGATATGATTTTTGGGGTGGACAAGAGAAACATTTTAATATGTGTGCAGTTTGGACACCACACCACGTCGGGGTCGTGGCTCTCTTGTGTTGAACTTCTATCGTTACAATATTAGAGAGGATAATCTATAGTTAAAACAATACATAGACAAACAAAACTGTAGTCATAAAGAAATAGATGTACCACATCGTGTATTAGTacatgaatgtttttttttttgtggtgaaactactataatttttttttgtaacttcttTGTGTTAGCGACAatcaaataaatacttaaattaaTTTCTGTTGGTTATGAAAAGTTTCTTGACTCATCAAACAATAAACACTAGTATGatttaaatcaatcaaatcaaaataaatatctaaaccAAAAAATCCAAACTGAACCGATGAAAACCGGTCCGGGTAAGAGAATACGTCCCAATTTAAACTCCGAGTGAATTTTTGGTTTAACTCCCTCCACCAACGAAAACCTCAAACGCCGCGCCATGAGCAGCGGCGGCGGATACAAGGCGGTGAACACAGCGCGGCGCACAGTAACCACCGTCTCCAAGCGAAAGCGATCTTCAATTTCCGAGCCAGTACACCGGCCCCACCCATCTCTCGCGCCGGGGCCCATCCATAAACCTAGCAAGTCCTCTCGCCGGCGTCGAAGGATACGTAAGGAGAGGGCCTCGAGCTCCGTCGAGCGTCAATGGGTGTTTTCCGCAAGCAATTCGAGAAACATTAAAGGTCACGGCTTTACATAACACTAGTTGTAAAATTGTTTTGCTTTAGGACAAGGTTTTGGTTGTGTCTGAATCATGTTTTTTGTTGATGTCTCAGATAAGTTAGTTTTGGTTTCGTACAATCTACTTGGTGTTGACAATGCGTCCAACCACATGGACTTGTATTACAACATCCCACCGCAACACTTGGAGTGGAGTAGACGGAAACATCTCATATGTAAGGAGATTAGTCGCTATAATGCAACCATCTTATGTCTTCAGGCAAGTTCCGACCTTTATTACAAACTTTATTGGCTAATTAACATTATTGATAAGGCACGCAATGTTTGTCTCTTGTTTAATGTTCTTCTTTGGTTAGATGTATTCTCCATATGAGTTGGTTACATTTTATAAACTATCGTATCTCCCTTTACGTTATGGTTCTTTAATCATTTGGAGGATTCGTATCATGtcaaaaatggtttttttttttaaattaatatagaaACATAGAGCTACACTTTGATGACGAGTTTATTTAGTTCCATTTGTATCCAACTACGTGTTGCATTATCATGTTTTGGCTTTTTTGTTGCAGGAGGTGGACCGCTTTGATGATCTAGATAGTCTTCTTAAACTTAGGGGATTTGAAGGTGTTCACAAGGTATATAAGAGTTAAAAAAACAGTCTTGTATCGATTTCTGTTGCtccttttttaatttcttatatattctCTAGCGTCGAACGGGAGAAGCGAGTGATGGTTGTTCTATATTCTGGAAAGAGAAACTGTAAGTTCATATTCTCGTAGGgtcatatttttttgtgtgATTAGAAAGCTCGATATGCTGGAGTCAGGAATCTAGCCATTTTGAACTATTTACTATATATCGTCAAAGCTTTGCATTCTAATGGTTTTATTTCGTATTGAAATTTTACTCTTTTAGTTTTCACCATTCATGTCATATGTTTTTCTTTGAATGCAGATTTAAACTCCTACACCATCaagaaatagagtttgatagaTTTGGCTTGCGAAACAATGTTGCTCAACTTTGTGTTTTAGAGGTATGCACCACCATTTTAAGTAATTCTAGGACCACAGAGATAGAATAAATCAGCAAGATTCATCTTGATTGGGGGAACCGTTTCAAATTTTAcaccttctgtttttttttttttgcaagaaTACTATTTACTTTGGAATATGTTCTAATTCATCTCTTTGATCCTGTGGTATGAAACAGATGAACTGTGAGGACCCAGAATCTAAATTACGTGTACAATCTTCAGAGTATGATTGGGTTCTTTTTCTGAGCCTTTACTGGAGATTGAAGATATGTTCAGATCTTTATTAAATTTCACGCTCACATGCGGTGATTTGGTTGATTTGTAGGCAAACATCTACAAGTCCTCGAAGGCTAGTGGTTGGGAATATACACGTCCTGTTTAATCCTAAGCGTGGTGATATTAAGCTAGGCCAGGTATGTATTGCTATACGCTTACAAAATTCGGATTAAGTTGACTTATCCATAGAATCCATAGAACATTTTTTCTCAGTACACGTCCTTAGTTTAAAAATATCAGTAGTGTCTTAATGAAGATGTTTTCATGATATTCATCAATACATCTAAGCCTGGCAGCATAGACTAAACTTATTGAAAATTCCAGTAGCTGGCTCGTTGTGTTGATATTTGAAATATAACAAACTTTTAGGTAAGACTGCTTCTCGAGAGAGCTTACAAGCTATCACAGGAATGGGGAAATATTCCAGTGGCAATTGCAGGTGATCTGAATAGCACTCCAAAGGTCATCTCTACCAACCTTTTCTTTTTTGGCTGTATCACTTATTGCTCTGGCTGAAAATTTTCTGACATTTTATACTCAATGTTCTGGACAGAGCGCAATCTATGACTTCGTAGCTTCAGCCGATGtgagtttcagttttttttccaGTGTCTTCAGAATATGGAGTAAACtctatttattctttttttttttcattttggacAGTTGGATACACAACTCCATGACCGCAGGCAAATTTCTGGTCAGTCTGACCTCGATACAAATCGGAGCCCATTTAGAAACCATTATGCAGTTAGGTAATTGGAATGTCGTCAAAACGCTTTTGTTGCTCTGAGTAGTGTTTCTGTTTATCTGATGAACTCATAGTTCGCTTATATCTCTCTTTTGGCTCGTGTTATATCAATTTAGCCTAAGTAAACAACTTGTCCATTTTTCCAGTGCATCACAAACCAATGAATGGAGCGAGGAAGAACTACAGCTTGCAACTGGTGGTCAAGCAACTACTCATGTCAGACATGAACTGAAGCTTAACAGCGCATATGCTGGCGTTCCTGTAAGTGCTTTTGTTTCTTGGTCTCTACTTCTTGAGACATTTGATATATGAATTAAGTATTCTCAGTCCGAAAGTATGGCCTGCTACCAGATTTAAACGAATGAAAATGAAGCAGCATGTTGTATGATGTTTTAGCTTTCCTTCAAGTATGATAAGTCTTTGAGATCTTTCAGGGTACACAAAGAACGAGAGATCAGTGCGGTGAACCATTGGCAACAACATGTCATTCAAGGTTCCAAGGAACTGTTGATTATATATGGTAATTTACTAATTCATACATGTTATAATTATGAAATCATTAATCAGAGTTTATAATGGTAAGTCTGTATGGACCTAACGACATGTTATATTATGAATTGGTAATTGTTAATCAGGCACACTAAGGAACTTGTTCCTGTGAGGGTTCTTGAAACTTTGCCAACTGATGTTTTGAGAAGAACAGGTGGACTACCAAGTGAGGTAATTCATTCATAAGTTTAGGTTTTAATTAcgtgttctttcttcttctatgAACCCTTTGCTTTCTTTGAAATTTGCAGAAATGGGGAAGTGACCATCTCGCCATCGCATGTGAACTTGGCTTTGTGGGTGAGTGAGGTTTAACGTTAAAAGTCCCCAACGGAGCCACCTGATTTCGCCATCCCATGAAGTTTATGATCATGGAGGCTTGTGAACTGAAGTGTTGAAATAACTTCGGTTGAAACTGTAACAAACAAGCAGCCAAAATATACGTTTTACTACTAATAATACACAGATTTTGTTTTAAGATGATAAGTTTATGTTTCTAATACACATGTTTTAAGAACTTGATATATCTAGAAATCATTTCACTTTAAAATATGTTTcgaaataaaatatcattttacctttttaatgtATACGTTTCAGTTAAAGTGTTTAGACAAGAAGTAAGGAAGTTGTTCATGAGCTTCTTGTGTTCATAATCTTACAGAATCAAAGTGATTAACAAGAGTGTTGTTATTCAGTCTTCTGTTTTCTGATTTCATTTCAATAACTGCAAACGTTAAGTAACATACAGAAGAAAGATGATCTTGATTAATAGAGAAACCCCAAAACAGGTGAATGTAGCTAATATGCAGACAGATTCAGATGAAGAGAGTTCCAGGTAGGATCACTGCGAGTGCGAGGATGATTAGCTGAATCTTGGACTTGGAGCCAGAGGATCTCAGATCATAACCTAGCCCCATTAAGCTGGTGGGTCTTGGTGCAAGTTGAGCCACTGGGGTCCCTGATGAAAGTAAAACAGAATCAGTAACAATTCTTGCTGAGATGTTAAGTTTTGGTTTAGAGGCAGATGGCTTACCCGCGACACTAGAGTTGTTCTTTGCACTTGGAGATACTGGAGAACTGGTTGAGCTAGAAGGTGGAGGAGCAACCGAGGAAGAATCACTAGGCGCCTCTCCTCCTGTAACCAAAAAATGTTTCTCATAAATTTCAAGAAAACAATCGAATCttgcaaactttttttttaattgtgtgaAGACATATTTATGTACCAGGTGAAGAGCAAGAGGACGCATTGGCTGGAACGTTGCAAAGCGGTGGCAGCTGTAGAGCAAGAGTTTGGTTGATTGGAAAAGCAGGGGACAAAGTAGAAGTATTGTTGAGGAAGAGACAGAGACAGGTTGGTTGTTGGCTATATATCTGGTTTAAGCCGTCACAACAAGGCTGAGCCGGAAGCTGGACAAAGCCTTGCACGAATGGACCACATGGAGCCAAAGAAAGAAGCATTGAGGAACATGTAGCTGTGGTGGTGCCTGGGACTTGAGCGAAAACCAGTTGTAGAGAGATAGAAGACAAGGAGATTAGGAGAGTGATAAAGAGAATAGAAGAAGCCATTTTGCTTGGAGAAcaagtttctttcttctttgtttaaGAGAGTGGTGGTCTGAGTATTTAAGGTCCAAATCAATTGGtttcgtgtgtgtgtgtgtgtgagacTGTGGACCGATATTGTTATTGCACACAGGATGTGTGTTTAATTTGGTTGCAACACTTTGATTTCTTCATGTTTGTATTTTGGACttcattcatataatatgatggTTTGTGATGAGAACAAGTACTTTTAATAGATATGGTCATTATATGTGAATAACTGAAACGAACATCAAAGTCGTTGTAGTATAGTGGTAAGTATTCCCGCCTGTCACGCGggtgacccgggttcgatccccggcaacggcgttaactttttattatctacatttttttgtttttagtttctcAGGTACCTCAATTTTCACATTTTTAGATTTGAGGCCCTTTTTCCTTATATGTCACTTCAGAAGCCGATAATAGTAAATGCAGACAAATTGAACcacttaaaaacaaaattgcGAAGCATAGGATTGGAGGAGTAAATTGGCATTGCTAAGGTTCATTCCAGCAAATGTGGTTCTCAAAGTCTGAGTAAGCAACTCATTCGATTGTTCTGTAGTTTATTGACTCACACATCAACAGTTTTGTTCTCCCGTCTCtggtttgagttttttttttgtgcacttgAAATTTATGAAGAATATGGAACTTCTTACATTCAGAGGAAATGGCCCTTAAAGGCTGTGCTACTTTGATAGTAGGCTACTGATTCCATAGTGTATTATTTGTAGTCGTCTGTTCTGGTGCTAAGATGATGAGACCTTTGGATATCATATACTTAGAGTGTTAGAGCTtatgtaattctttttttttgtaacacaagtaattatttttatttatttaggtAAGTCTTTGCATATATGCAAGTTGGCAGAAAATTACGTTTCCGGCGAAGAAAAAAGGACATCTTTTGCCCAAAAATTTGCTTGGAACTATTAGATAGTTTTCCAAAATATTCATATGGTTGGTTACGTAAAGTTATTTTCATTAGTACTatatttagtttccttttttaaaagcaGTACGTTTCTTGCAGCATTCAAATTCACTAAAGTAAGTACATACAATTAGTTGCCACGACCAATTAAATTTGTGTTGCTGTTTCACAAATAATTCAACGCCCATGCGTTACGTAAAGGTCATCTCATTTCTAATTTTGTCTGAAAATCACCTAAAGTGTGtaaaattacatataattaatatgaaaagaatcataatataattataaaattacataataaGCATTCTGTCATTTTAATCATTGCTCCTTTTGGGTGTGTGTTGTGTAGTGAAATTGACCTTTTCCCGCGTGTCGGTAACGTGTCACATCCGAAACTATCCAATAATACTTCTCCACGTGCACCCATCTTGTCTCTCTCCTCCTCTG belongs to Brassica rapa cultivar Chiifu-401-42 chromosome A07, CAAS_Brap_v3.01, whole genome shotgun sequence and includes:
- the LOC103831861 gene encoding kinesin-like protein KIN-14P, which translates into the protein MNSVRDQSGSPYGDTTTPRSPFSPFSPLSIGDERHRNLADSKRDATTPRSPFSPFSPLSVDKSLADSKFQQALASSGVILDPLSPGSHHGGHKFHEVFQMKQGRYDLQASKISEMMKSSSLDNAPTQSLLSVVNGILDESIERKNGEIPQRVACLLRKVVQEIERRISTQAEHLRTQNNIFKAREEKYQSRINVLEALASGSGEENEIATQQLRQMKTEKSNWEEKKKNEEEDMLKLLKENDQYNVEISVLKQELETTKRECEQQCSKMESQTLTQKAKWEEQCKNEEEDMAKLSKENDQFNLEVSALRQELEKTKKAYEHQCSQMESQTVLATTGLESRLKELEQERKETHTAKTSLEVKVKELEKMGEEAHTTKQVLEEKIKELQQMEKETKTVNTSLERKIQELEQNLVNWKNRVKEMEEKSESKHQSWSQKEVSYRSFIDHQSQALQELKFYSRSIKQEILKVQKNYTEQFSLLGKKLIELSNAAENYHDVLTENRKLFNELQELKGNIRVFCRVRPFLPGQGAPNTVVEHVGEDGELVVTNPTRPGKDGLRQFRFNKVYSPNATQAEVFSDIKPLVRSVLDGFNVCIFAYGQTGSGKTYTMTGPDGASEEDWGVNYRALNDLFKISQSRKRNINYEVGVQMVEIYNEQVLDLLSDDISQKKLGILSTTSENGLAVPDASMYPVTSTSDVITLMDIGLQNRSVGATAMNERSSRSHSIVTVHVRGKDMKTGSVLYGNLHLVDLAGSERVDRSEVKGDRLREAQHINKSLSSLGDVIFSLASKSSHIPYRNSKLTQLLQSSLGGRAKTLMFVQLNPDATSYSESMSTLKFAERVSGVELGAAKSSKEGKDARDLMEQVASLKDTIARKDEEIERLHHSNRLQKPMVRRKSFGQTDDMNSETGEYSSQSRHSVTDGESLSSSVEAEYEERLSEVTSDASSIGTQRSTDVAKRPPKIADRAKSMTSRTTTTVTRPLDKLRKVATRTTSTVAKVASGLSSSASIKKTGSSSSLAKSSKRWA
- the LOC103831863 gene encoding carbon catabolite repressor protein 4 homolog 5 isoform X1, which encodes MSSGGGYKAVNTARRTVTTVSKRKRSSISEPVHRPHPSLAPGPIHKPSKSSRRRRRIRKERASSSVERQWVFSASNSRNIKDKLVLVSYNLLGVDNASNHMDLYYNIPPQHLEWSRRKHLICKEISRYNATILCLQEVDRFDDLDSLLKLRGFEGVHKRRTGEASDGCSIFWKEKLFKLLHHQEIEFDRFGLRNNVAQLCVLEMNCEDPESKLRVQSSEQTSTSPRRLVVGNIHVLFNPKRGDIKLGQVRLLLERAYKLSQEWGNIPVAIAGDLNSTPKSAIYDFVASADLDTQLHDRRQISGQSDLDTNRSPFRNHYAVSASQTNEWSEEELQLATGGQATTHVRHELKLNSAYAGVPGTQRTRDQCGEPLATTCHSRFQGTVDYIWHTKELVPVRVLETLPTDVLRRTGGLPSEKWGSDHLAIACELGFVGE
- the LOC103831863 gene encoding carbon catabolite repressor protein 4 homolog 5 isoform X2, whose protein sequence is MYSPYELVTFYKLSYLPLRYGSLIIWRIRIMSKMEVDRFDDLDSLLKLRGFEGVHKRRTGEASDGCSIFWKEKLFKLLHHQEIEFDRFGLRNNVAQLCVLEMNCEDPESKLRVQSSEQTSTSPRRLVVGNIHVLFNPKRGDIKLGQVRLLLERAYKLSQEWGNIPVAIAGDLNSTPKSAIYDFVASADLDTQLHDRRQISGQSDLDTNRSPFRNHYAVSASQTNEWSEEELQLATGGQATTHVRHELKLNSAYAGVPGTQRTRDQCGEPLATTCHSRFQGTVDYIWHTKELVPVRVLETLPTDVLRRTGGLPSEKWGSDHLAIACELGFVGE
- the LOC103831864 gene encoding protein YLS3, which encodes MASSILFITLLISLSSISLQLVFAQVPGTTTATCSSMLLSLAPCGPFVQGFVQLPAQPCCDGLNQIYSQQPTCLCLFLNNTSTLSPAFPINQTLALQLPPLCNVPANASSCSSPGGEAPSDSSSVAPPPSSSTSSPVSPSAKNNSSVAGTPVAQLAPRPTSLMGLGYDLRSSGSKSKIQLIILALAVILPGTLFI